A stretch of Polypterus senegalus isolate Bchr_013 chromosome 5, ASM1683550v1, whole genome shotgun sequence DNA encodes these proteins:
- the LOC120530382 gene encoding glucagon family neuropeptides isoform X1, translated as MSSKSTLALLIYGIIMHCSVYCSPSGLSYPKISVMVRDGTFENEVYDEGGNSLPDLAFDSDQIAIRNPPSVIDDVYTFYYPPEKRTERHADGIFNKAYRTVLGQLSARKYLHSLMAKRVGGGSSMEDDSEPLSKRHSDGIFTDSYSRYRKQMAVKKYLAAVLGKRYKQRVKNKGRRVAFL; from the exons ATGTCTAGTAAATCGACTTTAGCTTTACTTATCTACGGGATCATTATGCATTGCAGTGTCTACTGTTCACCTAGTGGGCTTAGTTATCCTAAAATTAG tgTGATGGTGAGAGACGGAAC ATTTGAGAATGAAGTGTATGACGAAGGAGGAAACTCGTTACCAGATTTGGCTTTTGACAGCGATCAGATTGCTATACGAAACCCCCCGTCAGTAATTGATGATGTATATACATTCTACTATCCACCGGAGAagag AACAGAAAGGCATGCTGATGGGATATTTAATAAAGCCTATAGGACGGTGCTGGGTCAGTTGTCAGCAAGAAAATATCTCCATTCTCTGATGGCAAAGCGTGTAGG AGGAGGCAGCAGTATGGAGGATGATTCAGAACCTTTATCTAAGAGGCATTCGGATGGTATCTTTACAGACAGCTACAGCCGCTACAGGAAACAAATGGCTGTCAAGAAGTATCTGGCAGCAGTCCTTGGGAAAAGGTATAAACAAAGGGTTAAAAATAAAGGACGTCGAGTAGCCTTTTTGTAG
- the LOC120530382 gene encoding glucagon family neuropeptides isoform X4: MRFENEVYDEGGNSLPDLAFDSDQIAIRNPPSVIDDVYTFYYPPEKRTERHADGIFNKAYRTVLGQLSARKYLHSLMAKRVGGGSSMEDDSEPLSKRHSDGIFTDSYSRYRKQMAVKKYLAAVLGKRYKQRVKNKGRRVAFL; the protein is encoded by the exons ATGAG ATTTGAGAATGAAGTGTATGACGAAGGAGGAAACTCGTTACCAGATTTGGCTTTTGACAGCGATCAGATTGCTATACGAAACCCCCCGTCAGTAATTGATGATGTATATACATTCTACTATCCACCGGAGAagag AACAGAAAGGCATGCTGATGGGATATTTAATAAAGCCTATAGGACGGTGCTGGGTCAGTTGTCAGCAAGAAAATATCTCCATTCTCTGATGGCAAAGCGTGTAGG AGGAGGCAGCAGTATGGAGGATGATTCAGAACCTTTATCTAAGAGGCATTCGGATGGTATCTTTACAGACAGCTACAGCCGCTACAGGAAACAAATGGCTGTCAAGAAGTATCTGGCAGCAGTCCTTGGGAAAAGGTATAAACAAAGGGTTAAAAATAAAGGACGTCGAGTAGCCTTTTTGTAG
- the LOC120530382 gene encoding glucagon family neuropeptides isoform X2 translates to MSSKSTLALLIYGIIMHCSVYCSPSGLSYPKIRFENEVYDEGGNSLPDLAFDSDQIAIRNPPSVIDDVYTFYYPPEKRTERHADGIFNKAYRTVLGQLSARKYLHSLMAKRVGGGSSMEDDSEPLSKRHSDGIFTDSYSRYRKQMAVKKYLAAVLGKRYKQRVKNKGRRVAFL, encoded by the exons ATGTCTAGTAAATCGACTTTAGCTTTACTTATCTACGGGATCATTATGCATTGCAGTGTCTACTGTTCACCTAGTGGGCTTAGTTATCCTAAAATTAG ATTTGAGAATGAAGTGTATGACGAAGGAGGAAACTCGTTACCAGATTTGGCTTTTGACAGCGATCAGATTGCTATACGAAACCCCCCGTCAGTAATTGATGATGTATATACATTCTACTATCCACCGGAGAagag AACAGAAAGGCATGCTGATGGGATATTTAATAAAGCCTATAGGACGGTGCTGGGTCAGTTGTCAGCAAGAAAATATCTCCATTCTCTGATGGCAAAGCGTGTAGG AGGAGGCAGCAGTATGGAGGATGATTCAGAACCTTTATCTAAGAGGCATTCGGATGGTATCTTTACAGACAGCTACAGCCGCTACAGGAAACAAATGGCTGTCAAGAAGTATCTGGCAGCAGTCCTTGGGAAAAGGTATAAACAAAGGGTTAAAAATAAAGGACGTCGAGTAGCCTTTTTGTAG
- the LOC120530382 gene encoding glucagon family neuropeptides isoform X5 gives MSSKSTLALLIYGIIMHCSVYCSPSGLSYPKIRFENEVYDEGGNSLPDLAFDSDQIAIRNPPSVIDDVYTFYYPPEKRGGSSMEDDSEPLSKRHSDGIFTDSYSRYRKQMAVKKYLAAVLGKRYKQRVKNKGRRVAFL, from the exons ATGTCTAGTAAATCGACTTTAGCTTTACTTATCTACGGGATCATTATGCATTGCAGTGTCTACTGTTCACCTAGTGGGCTTAGTTATCCTAAAATTAG ATTTGAGAATGAAGTGTATGACGAAGGAGGAAACTCGTTACCAGATTTGGCTTTTGACAGCGATCAGATTGCTATACGAAACCCCCCGTCAGTAATTGATGATGTATATACATTCTACTATCCACCGGAGAagag AGGAGGCAGCAGTATGGAGGATGATTCAGAACCTTTATCTAAGAGGCATTCGGATGGTATCTTTACAGACAGCTACAGCCGCTACAGGAAACAAATGGCTGTCAAGAAGTATCTGGCAGCAGTCCTTGGGAAAAGGTATAAACAAAGGGTTAAAAATAAAGGACGTCGAGTAGCCTTTTTGTAG
- the LOC120530382 gene encoding glucagon family neuropeptides isoform X3: protein MSSKSTLALLIYGIIMHCSVYCSPSGLSYPKISVMVRDGTFENEVYDEGGNSLPDLAFDSDQIAIRNPPSVIDDVYTFYYPPEKRGGSSMEDDSEPLSKRHSDGIFTDSYSRYRKQMAVKKYLAAVLGKRYKQRVKNKGRRVAFL from the exons ATGTCTAGTAAATCGACTTTAGCTTTACTTATCTACGGGATCATTATGCATTGCAGTGTCTACTGTTCACCTAGTGGGCTTAGTTATCCTAAAATTAG tgTGATGGTGAGAGACGGAAC ATTTGAGAATGAAGTGTATGACGAAGGAGGAAACTCGTTACCAGATTTGGCTTTTGACAGCGATCAGATTGCTATACGAAACCCCCCGTCAGTAATTGATGATGTATATACATTCTACTATCCACCGGAGAagag AGGAGGCAGCAGTATGGAGGATGATTCAGAACCTTTATCTAAGAGGCATTCGGATGGTATCTTTACAGACAGCTACAGCCGCTACAGGAAACAAATGGCTGTCAAGAAGTATCTGGCAGCAGTCCTTGGGAAAAGGTATAAACAAAGGGTTAAAAATAAAGGACGTCGAGTAGCCTTTTTGTAG